ATGCCCTGGATGCTGAGAAACTTTTTAGAAGATTCAGTACTTCATCAACACATACACCGGGCAGCGGACTTGGACTTTCTATTGTAAAAGAAATCTGTAAAAGGTATGGATGGGAAATTCGGTATGGGTTTTTGGAAGAGATGCATAGGTTTACTGTTCGGTTTTAATTATTAAGCGTTTTTTTTAAACTTCTGCCTAAATCAATTTTATTATATAAAATTGATTTACAGTGTTGTGATAAATATTAGATGAAGTTATGGATGTTCAAATCGGCCTGTTTTTTTATTTAACGGTATTTTATAAAGAATTAAATCTACACTACCACCAACATCGCTTTCACTTTCGGTAATACCATGAGAGGGATGCCCTTCCGTATCGGACATTAAAGGCATAATGTGACTGATAATTTCGTGCATGGCCTTTTGTAGCTCTTTACGATTGGTAATTTCCTGATAGGTTCCCCAGGCGATTACACTTTGCCATTTTACCAAACTTTCTATAATATCAACCTGAAAGCAGACTTCAGGATTATTACGGAGCATTTGTATCTTTTTACCAATAGCCGAGTGACCGTATATGCAACCGTCTCTGTAAACATAGTTTATGGGTACAACATAGGTAATTCCATGGGCATGACAGCCAAGTCTTCCTGTAGCTTGCTGCTTTAGCAAGTCTTCTATTTGATTTTCATTAAGTTCTCCTAACATGATTTGAAAATTTAAGT
The nucleotide sequence above comes from Pedobacter sp. MC2016-14. Encoded proteins:
- a CDS encoding pyridoxamine 5'-phosphate oxidase family protein translates to MLGELNENQIEDLLKQQATGRLGCHAHGITYVVPINYVYRDGCIYGHSAIGKKIQMLRNNPEVCFQVDIIESLVKWQSVIAWGTYQEITNRKELQKAMHEIISHIMPLMSDTEGHPSHGITESESDVGGSVDLILYKIPLNKKTGRFEHP